In the genome of Arthrobacter alpinus, the window TAGGCCCGCGAATGCCGGTACGTGCTTGCTTGCCAGCCTGGCCACCGCACCAGCTAAGAGTGACTGGGCAATCGTGAATATGACTACGGCCGTAAGGAACCCACCAATTCCCAGGCTGAACCGTGGAAGCAGTAGTGCAGCCACAATGATTGCAACCGCTGAGCTACCAAGCTGGACACCAACACCAATCAAGAGTTTCTTCATGCCTTGATCCTATGCTGCAGCTGGTCGTTTGGCTCAGAAAACGTGGTTCGACGACACTCACATAACTGCACCTATATATAGGGACGCATCCATCCCTCTATATAGGTGCAGTTGGGACCCAAATGCACCTGCGCTGCGAATCGCAGAGAAAGGGGGCAGCCCACGTTGAAAGGGAGACCTTGTACCGGTCGAGCATGTCGATTTCGTGGGTGCAAAGATGCACTCAGAAATAAAGAGGCTCCCAAGAATCAGAACCCCGCAGAAGGAGCGATCGGATTCCTCTGTACTGGAGAAGAGTACTAGCGTCACGGGAGCACCCGCCGGGGAAGTGCTTGCGGGCAACACTCACCGCCACATCCCGTGCCAGGCTCATTCTTCGTCCTACAAGCCGGGCCAAGACTTAAACCAAAAAATCCCCGGCAAACCAATGGTTTGCCGGGGAAATTTCAAAACGTGCGCGAGGGGGGATTTGAACCCCCACGCCCTTTCGGACACTGGCACCTGAAGCCAGCGCGTCTGCCGTTCCGCCACTCGCGCGTTTTTTTGCAATCCACCGATGCGTTGAGTTGTTTTCAACATTCAGTGGAACAGCGAGATCAAGCATATAGGACATTGTGCCAATTAACCAAAACGAGGTGTCCTGGGCCCCTGTTGGCCACCATTAAAGGCCCAAATTCCGCTAGAACATGCAGTTTTTTACTCAGCACATCCCACCAGTACACTCCCCTACCCTGGTAGGAAATTTGCCACATCGGTACCCACTGATAGGTATATTCAAAGACTCCGGCAGTAGTATCGACCTTGAACAGGGTTGCCCGCGGCGTGGACAACTTACAGGCTGTGCCCTCGGTTAGGGCAGTCGACACCGAGATCTAGCACAGCCTAATAACTGCTGCAGCCGAAGGAGAGGAGAGCATATGGGATTGTTTGACAACGTTGAGAAAGGCATTGAAAAGGCAGTCCGAGGCGCCTTCTCTTTGGGTTCAAAGACCCTGCAACCGGTGGAGATGGCCAGCGCCCTTCGCCGGGAGCTCGATGACAAAGCCATGACCTTGGATGCCGGGCGCACATTGGCTCCCAATGTCTTCAATGTAGATTTGGGCGACGCAGACTTTGAGCGGGCCCGCTCGTGGGGCGTCACCCTGGCTGAAGAGCTTTGCGATGTGGTGATTAACCATTCCCGCAGCCAGGGCTACGTACTTCAAGGTCCTGTCCGCGTTGCCTTCAACCATGACCAGAGCCTGCGTCCTGGCCAATTTGAGGTCCGCTCCGCCACGGAGAGGGAGAATGGCATGCCCGCACAGAACTTGCGCCCGAAGCCTCCCGTAAACCCGCCGGCCAAGCCAAGTCAGAACCCTGGCGCCGCACAGGCTCCCGCCCCTGTGTACAAAAGGCAAGCCACCCCTGCCGCAGTTAATGGACAGCCTGTTCTAGACATCGACGGACAGCGGTACTCTTTGAACGCCTCAACAATCGTTCTTGGCCGCTCATCTGAGGCCGATATCCTCATCGACGACACCGGCGTCTCACGTAAGCACTTGGAGATTCGCACGGCCGACGGCATCAGCACGGCGGTTGATCTTGGTTCAACCAACGGTAGTTATGTTGATGGCCGCCGAGTTCAAGGAACTGCAGATCTGCATGACGGGTCAAATATCACCATGGGACGCACCCAAATAGTTTTCCGCATTGTTCCCGCGCGCAACGGAGGCTCCCGATGAATGATCTAAGCCTTGTTGTAACCATTTTGCGCTTCGGATTCCTGGTTCTCATGTGGATCATGGTCTTCAGCGTTGTCGCGGCAATGCGCCGAGACCTAGTGATCGGCCGTAAGGCAAAGGTGGGTGAACCGACAGCCCGTCAGGCCCGTAAGCACCCGGAGCTGGTTGAAGAGGCGCCGCCCGCAAAGGTTCAGGCTCGAGCTTTGGTTGTCACAGAAGGCCCGCTTGCTGGCACCACGCTGGAGCTATCCGGCGTACCCATTCTGTTGGGCCGCGCCCAGGATGCCACCTTGGTGCTTGAGGATGACTATGCTTCAGGTCGGCACGCTCGTCTATTTCCGCAGGGCACCCGCTGGTTTGTTGAAGATTTGGGTTCCACGAACGGAACATTCCTAGGTGGTAGCCCATTGACGCGCGCCCTCCCCGTGGAACTCGGGGTCCCTGTGCGGATCGGCAAAACGGTCATTGAATTGAGGCCGTAACCATGGCCGAGTACCCGCTCATTCTGCGCTACGCAGCCCGCTCACATGTGGGGTTAGTCAGGGCGAAGAACGACGATTCAGCATACGCCGGTCGATATTTGGCAGTGGTTGCTGACGGTATGGGCGGGCACGCTGGCGGTGATGTCGCCAGCGCATCGACGGTCCTTGACTTGATTCACCTGGATCACAATCGGCATAAGGAGGACGCCGGAACCCATCTTGCAGACGAGATTCAAAGCGCAAATTCCCTCCTGTCAGAATTGGTCCATGTAAACCCTAAATTGGCTGGCATGGGCACCACCGTCACAGCCTTGCTGCTTTCCGGTAATAAGCTTGCCTACGCTCATATTGGTGACTCGCGAGCATATAGATTGCGTGACGGTGTCTTTGAACAACTGAGTACTGACCACACCTTTGTCCAGCGCATGATCGATGAAGGGCGAATGACCGAGGCTGAGGCTGAAGTTCATCCCCACAAGAATGTACTGATGCGTGTGTTGGGTGACGTTGATGCCTCGCCTGAACTTGATCTGAAGTATTTTGACGCCATCCCGGGGGATCGCTGGCTACTTTGCTCGGATGGCCTGAACTTTGTCCGCCATGCGATGGTGGAAGAGGTCATTCGCAACACCAAATCTCTGGCCACCTCCGCCGAAACATTGATTGATCTGACCCTAGCGGCCGGTTCACCAGACAATGTCACGGTGGTGGTTTTCGATATTGCTGAAGACGTCCCGGACCAGACAGCTGCACTCGAGACCGTTCCAGCCGCTGCTTTGGACGCTGAGGCCCCAGTCCTGACAATAGAAGACGAGGTGCCCGACGTCGGTGACCCGGCACGGTCTGAAGTTGAGACTTCCACAGATCCTGATTCAGCTGTTACAGCTGATGATGCGGACGCAGATGCAGAAGCCGACAATGAACCTGAAGCCCTCGATTCGTATGTTCGGGCGGACGCCGTCCGCCTGGAACTCGCTTCACGCGAACATGAGTTAGTCGGCGCTGCCGTAACGGCCAACGCCGAAGGTAAAATCCCTCAGCTGGCCCGGCAACCCGCCATTCCGCGGGCGGCCACGGTGCTGACTCACAAACCGGCAACTGAAGCACCCACAATTGTGGAAGACACTGAGGTCTCCCTGCCTCGCCTGCGTCGCCGTCCATGGTTGCTCACCATCATCAGTGTGCTTGTTGCCTTGCTGCTCATTGCAGGATCCTGGGCCGCCTACGCGTGGACCCAGACTCAGTATTTTGTGGGTGCTGCGGACGGAAATGTGGCTATTTACAAGGGTGTTTCCCAATCACTTGGTCCCATATCCTTGTCGCGCCTGCAACGGGAAACAAACGTCAGGGTCGACTCTTTGCCAGCATATTCCCAACAGCTCGTTGCCAATACGGTGCCCGCACCAACGCTGGGTGACGCTGAACAAATTATCAGCGACTTGCAGTTGGGAACCGGCACAAGCCTGCCTCCGTGCGAACTGCTCCCGACTGCTCCGAGCAGCACGCCGTCCACAGCAAAACCGTCCGCGACAACAGCACCCTCTACAAAAGCCACTGCGACAGCGTCAGGCACGGCTACGCCTTCAGTGAGCAGCACAGCACAGGCAAGCTGTACACCCGGAGGTGGAAAATGAGCCAGTTACTAACAGTGGCAAAGCCACGCCGCAATACCGAGTTTCTCCTGCTCGTCTTGGCCCTGGGTATGTCAGCTATGGCCAACGCGTTGGTGAATCTTAATCTGGGGCGTAGTTTCGACAATGACTTCTATACTCAGATCGCCATCTTGGCGGGGCTTTCGTTTGGCTTCCATGTAGTGTTGCGCCTTCGAGCAAAATATGCCGATCCGGTTATATTGCCAGTTGTTGTTGCATTGAACGGCCTTGGCCTCGCGGTCATTCACCGCCTGGACATCACCTCGGGGGACACTGCAGCAACCCGCCAGTGGATGTGGACCACCTTGGCTGTTGTTGCAGCCATTGTTGTGATGTGGTTCCTGCGGGATCATCGCATCCTGCGCCGGTATACCTACATTTCCCTCGTCCTTTCCGTGGTCCTTTTGATCCTTCCGCTGGTTCCTGGCATCTCAGCTGGAAGCGTCTACGGCGCCACGGTCTGGATTTCCATTGGGCCTTTCACCTTTCAGCCAGGCGAAATCGCCAAGATTACACTGGCTGTATTCTTCGCAGGGTACTTATCTTCCAATAGGGATCTGATCCTGCTCGCGGGGAAAAAGATCGGCCCCCTGCAGCTCCCCCGAACCCGAGATCTTGCTCCGATGATCGTGGCGTGGCTTGCCAGCGTTGGCGTGCTGGTGTTCCAGCGAGATTTGGGTTCCTCAATCCTGTTCTTTGGTTTGTTCATGGTCATGATCTATGTGGCCACCAGCCGGGTCAGCTGGATCTTCATCGGTGTGGGTCTTATTGCCGTGGGCGGCGTTGCCGCATACCAAATATTCCCGCATGTCGCTCGACGCATCGACGTTTGGGTGAACGCATTTGACCCCGAATATATTGGCGCCGCATTTGGCAGCTTCCAGGTCGTTGAAGGATTGTTTGGTCTAGCCAACGGTGGGTTGTTTGGCACGGGTCTGGGCCAAGGGACCTCTGAAAAACTTCCTGTGGCAAACAGCGACATGATCATCGCCGTGATTGGCGAGGAATTGGGCTTAATCGGGCTCTTCGCGATCTTGTGCCTCTATGCCATTTTGGTGGCGCGAGGATTCCGGGCAGCCCTGGGTACCCGGGATGCCTTCGGTAAACTTCTGGCGGTGGGCTTGTCCTTCGCGGTCGCACTGCAGTGCTTCATCATCATCGGCGGAGTCACCCGGCTCATTCCCTTGACGGGACTAACCACACCATTCTTGGCCGCCGGTGGTTCATCGTTGCTGGCAAACTGGATAATCGTGGCCCTGATCTTGAAGATCTCCGATGCTGCAAGGCGTCCCATAAATGTCAGCGGCCCGGAAGCCAACGGCGACTCCAAGCCCCATATCGAGCAAACGCCTAAGGAGGTGCCTTCACCATGAATCAAGCGATCAGAAATTCGTGGATTGTGGCCATTGCCTTGTTCGCGCTGCTCTTTGGTGCAGTTTCATATGTCCAGTTCTTTGCCGTCGATTCACTCAATGCGAACCCGCAGAATGATCGCCAACTTGTTGCCAGCTTCTGCAGTAACCGGGGCCCCATTCTTGTTGACGGTCAGGCCATTGCAGAATCCGTGCCCAGTGGCACCGACTGCAAGTATCAGCGCACCTACAACGATCCGGAACTGTACGCCGGGCTGACCGGGTTCTTTAGCAAGTTCTCCGGGCAGTATGGTTTAGAAGCACAGATGCGGGACGAATTGACCGGAAATTCCGATTCGGCCCTCTTCGACCGAATTGCCCAGGCATTCACTGGGGAGCAACAGCAGGGACGTTCGGTCGAGCTGACCATCGACTCCACAATTCAAAAAATGGCCTACGACATGATCCCGGATGATGTTGGCGGCTCCATCGTGGCCATGAATCCGAAGACGGGAGCCATTATTGCCATGGTCTCCAAACCTTCCTATGACACCAATTTGATGGCCACCCACAACAAGGCCGATTTTGACGCCTCTATGGCGAAGTTGGTGGATGTCCCGGGTATTAACTTGTTCGGCTCTCCTGCCTATACGAAGCTCTACGCGCCTGGGTCGGTCTTCAAGATCATCGATACCGCGGCCGCTCTGGAATCCGGGAAATACAACAAAGACAGCGTCCTGCCTAATCCTGCTGAACTGGCTTTCCCCGGCATCAACTACGCCCTGCCTAACTACGCGAACGGGCAGTGTTACACCAAGGACAAAGCCACTTTTGCCTTCGCTTTGGAAAATTCGTGCAACACTCCCTTCGCAAGCATTGCCCTGGATCTTGGACAGGACGCCATTACCGCCCAAGCTGAGAAGTTTGGCTTTAATGACAACTCCTTGAAGTTCCCGGACCGGGTTGTTGACAGCCGATTCCCTGGCAGCGACGGCACCCTGGACGATCCGTCTCTGGCGCAAAGTGCAATTGGGCAGAAGGACGTCTTGGCGTCGCCACTGCAAATCGCCATGATGACGGCAGCTATTGCCAATGGCGGCGAACAGATGGCACCAAACCTGGTGAAGACCATCCGGACACCGGATCTCAAAACCGTTTCCTCACTTACACCCGAAGTTCTCAGGCAGTCAACAACACCGGAAATCGCAGCCCAGATCAAGGAATGGATGGTCAGCGTTGTTGATAACGGAATCGGATCGGCCGCGGCTGTTCCAGGTGTCCAGGTAGCTGCCAAGACGGGGACGGCAGAACTCGGCCTGAACGAAAGTGGCGTAATGATGAATAACGCATGGTTTACGGGCTTCGCTCCGGCGAATGACCCGGAAGTGGTGGTCACCATCGTCATGCCGAAGGTTGACGTGGCCACCGGAGCACAATTGACAAGTCCCAACGCAAGTAAACTCTTCAAGGCGGTGTTGAACAAGTGAGGCCTATTTCTGGTATCACCTTAGGCGGCAGGTTCCAACTCACATCACGCATTGCCATCGGCGGCATGGGCGAGGTGTGGCGGGCTCAGGACCAGGTTCTGGGGCGCATAGTTGCCATCAAGATCCTCAAGGACGAATACACGGGAGACCCCGGTTTCCGGGCGCGTTTCCGTGCCGAAGCCAAACACACCGCATTGCTCAACCACGAGGGAATCGCCAACGTCTTTGACTACGGCGAAGAAGATGGTTCGGCGTATTTGGTCATGGAACTAGTTCCCGGCGAGCCGCTATCAACCTTGATCGAGCGTGAGCGCATACTCTCGGCCGATTGGACTCTGTCCATGATCGCCCAGACCGCCCGCGCCCTCGCTGTTGCCCACGCTCAGGGTCTTGTTCACCGCGACGTCAAGCCCGGCAATCTGCTCATCACGCCGGAAGACAAGGTCAAGATCACCGACTTTGGCATTGCCCGTCTAGCTGATCAGGTTCCGTTGACCCAGACCGGCCAAGTTATGGGCACGGCGCAGTACCTAGCGCCAGAACAGGCCACCGGACAGATCGCAACAGGATCCAGCGATATATATTCCCTGGGCGTTATAGGTTATGAATGCATAACGGGCCACCGGCCTTTCTCGGGCGAATCCCAGATTGCCATTGCCTTGGCTCAGGTCAACGACGCTCCGCCGCCGCTGCCTGACACTTTGCCCACACCCGTGCGCGCGCTGTTGATGTCAATGCTGTCCAAGGATCCGGCCAATCGTCCGGCAAATGCCTTGAAGTTGGCTGAAGCGGCCGAGGCCATCCGTGAAGGTGACATCAAGGCCGCTCATGCGGCCGTCCCCGGCATGCTGTTGTTCGAAGCAACCACAGGACCCATCACCGCTCCCGTGGACATCAACGCAACGGCTTCGACGTCGGTTGTTGGCAACGTTGCCGAGCCCACCACCACAGCACTCCCCGCCGTGACCGAAGATACCCAAGGGCAGAGTCCCACGCGCGCTGAAATTCTCGGTGCCGAACGTGCATGGCAGGCTGAGAATGAGCAGCCTGCATTGTTCGGCGCGGACGACGACGAAGCTGTGGAAGAGCCTGCCAAGAAGGGCCGCAGTCCCTGGACCTGGCCGCTGATCGGACTCCTGATTTTGTTGGTCTTTGCGGTTGGTGCTCTGCTTCTTCAAGGTGCTGGAGTTCTTGGAAACAAGGATTCTCCGGCGCCCACGACGTCCACCTCGCCCACCGCCAGCGTGCGACCCAGCACGGCGCCTCCGACGACGTCCGAGGCCCCTACGCCCACCGAAACGCCCGAGCCCACCACCGAGGCTCCCAAGCAATTCGATGTCATCAGCAACATGCTCGTCGGCAAGACCTTTGATGAGGTCAATGGGGTTCTGACCGGTGCAGAACTAGTAGTCAACCGAGTTGATGAGTTCAGTGCCTCGGTACCCGACGGCAACGTCGTGTCTGTGACGCCGACAGGACTGCAGACTGCCGGCTCCACCATCACCGTGACTGTTTCCAAGGGCACGGAAACAGCGCCGGTTCCCTCCTCCGCAGGCCAGGAGGGCAATGCCTACGATGCCGCTTTGGTCGCTGCCGGATTTATGCCGGCCCGTGTCGAAGAACCGTCGTCGACAGTTGCTAAGGGTCTGGTCATCCGCACCAACCCGGCTGCTGGCACCCAGACACCGAAAGGCTCGGTAGTTACCTACTACGTCTCCACCGGTCCTGCTGATGAGCCCGCACCAACGGCTTCGGCCACAGCTGGAGCCCCGTAATCTCGCCGGACGCCAACCATCTCACCATCTCCCTCCGATTGAAAGGACAAGCAGGTTCCCATGAATGTTCCGCGCGTTCTTAATGACCGGTATGAGATCGGTGAGTTGCTTGGCCGCGGCGGCATGGCTGACGTATATAAGGCTCAGGACCTGCGTCTTGGCCGGGCAGTGGCCATTAAGCTGCTCCGTGCCGACGTTGCAAGGGATTCACAGCTACAGGCCCGCTTTCGCCGCGAGGCGCAAGCTGTGGCAGGCCTGAACCATCCCTCCATCGTCGCGGTTTACGACACGGGCGAACATGTCATGGACGATCAGTTGCGTGACAGCGCGCACCTGCCCTACATTGTCATGGAGTACGTCCACGGGAAGACACTGCGCGAATTAATCCGCAGCAAGGACATGTCAACTGACCAGGCCATTGAATACACCCTGGGCGTCTTGTCCGCCCTGGACTATAGTCATCGCGCCGGCATCGTGCACCGGGATATCAAGCCGGCCAACGTCATGGTCACACTGGATGAACACGGCGTTCTGGGCCAGGTCAAGGTGATGGACTTTGGGATCGCAAGGACCATTTCCGACGCTGCGGCTACCATGACCCAAACTCAGACCGTTATGGGCACGGCCCAATACCTCTCGCCCGAGCAGGCGCTCGGTGAGAGCGTGGATGCTCGCAGCGACCTGTATTCGGCTGCCTGTTTGTTGTTTGAAATGTTGGCCGGGCGCCCGCCGTTTACGGGCGATTCGCCTGTCTCCGTGGCTTACCAACACGTTCGTGAACAACCTCCGGCGCCCAGCACTTTCAATTCAGAGCTTTCCCCTGCCCTTGACGCGTTGTTGAAGCATGCCTTGGAAAAGGACCGCGGGCAGCGGTTTCAAAACGCGGCATCCTTCCGCCGCGCGCTTCGGGCTGCAGGCACGGGCGTAATGCCCACCCTTGCCGCGGCGCCTGTCCCCGTTCCGCTTGTCGCTGTGCCTGAGACCCCGACTGATGCGATCCCCGTCACCGACGACGGCGGACCCTCCACTCGTGCGATGGCGAAGGTTTTGGCTGGCGGTGCGTTGACCACGGTCGACGGCGAACCAGAGGACTTGGGGGCCGTCCAGCCAGCCCAGAAACGCCGCCGCAGGGC includes:
- a CDS encoding phage holin family protein is translated as MKKLLIGVGVQLGSSAVAIIVAALLLPRFSLGIGGFLTAVVIFTIAQSLLAGAVARLASKHVPAFAGLASLVSTLLALIIANLPFGGIRIHGFVTWLLAALIVWVITGLCATLAPKYLLKNAGS
- a CDS encoding FhaA domain-containing protein, coding for MGLFDNVEKGIEKAVRGAFSLGSKTLQPVEMASALRRELDDKAMTLDAGRTLAPNVFNVDLGDADFERARSWGVTLAEELCDVVINHSRSQGYVLQGPVRVAFNHDQSLRPGQFEVRSATERENGMPAQNLRPKPPVNPPAKPSQNPGAAQAPAPVYKRQATPAAVNGQPVLDIDGQRYSLNASTIVLGRSSEADILIDDTGVSRKHLEIRTADGISTAVDLGSTNGSYVDGRRVQGTADLHDGSNITMGRTQIVFRIVPARNGGSR
- a CDS encoding FHA domain-containing protein FhaB/FipA, with amino-acid sequence MNDLSLVVTILRFGFLVLMWIMVFSVVAAMRRDLVIGRKAKVGEPTARQARKHPELVEEAPPAKVQARALVVTEGPLAGTTLELSGVPILLGRAQDATLVLEDDYASGRHARLFPQGTRWFVEDLGSTNGTFLGGSPLTRALPVELGVPVRIGKTVIELRP
- a CDS encoding PP2C family protein-serine/threonine phosphatase, with protein sequence MAEYPLILRYAARSHVGLVRAKNDDSAYAGRYLAVVADGMGGHAGGDVASASTVLDLIHLDHNRHKEDAGTHLADEIQSANSLLSELVHVNPKLAGMGTTVTALLLSGNKLAYAHIGDSRAYRLRDGVFEQLSTDHTFVQRMIDEGRMTEAEAEVHPHKNVLMRVLGDVDASPELDLKYFDAIPGDRWLLCSDGLNFVRHAMVEEVIRNTKSLATSAETLIDLTLAAGSPDNVTVVVFDIAEDVPDQTAALETVPAAALDAEAPVLTIEDEVPDVGDPARSEVETSTDPDSAVTADDADADAEADNEPEALDSYVRADAVRLELASREHELVGAAVTANAEGKIPQLARQPAIPRAATVLTHKPATEAPTIVEDTEVSLPRLRRRPWLLTIISVLVALLLIAGSWAAYAWTQTQYFVGAADGNVAIYKGVSQSLGPISLSRLQRETNVRVDSLPAYSQQLVANTVPAPTLGDAEQIISDLQLGTGTSLPPCELLPTAPSSTPSTAKPSATTAPSTKATATASGTATPSVSSTAQASCTPGGGK
- a CDS encoding FtsW/RodA/SpoVE family cell cycle protein, with product MSQLLTVAKPRRNTEFLLLVLALGMSAMANALVNLNLGRSFDNDFYTQIAILAGLSFGFHVVLRLRAKYADPVILPVVVALNGLGLAVIHRLDITSGDTAATRQWMWTTLAVVAAIVVMWFLRDHRILRRYTYISLVLSVVLLILPLVPGISAGSVYGATVWISIGPFTFQPGEIAKITLAVFFAGYLSSNRDLILLAGKKIGPLQLPRTRDLAPMIVAWLASVGVLVFQRDLGSSILFFGLFMVMIYVATSRVSWIFIGVGLIAVGGVAAYQIFPHVARRIDVWVNAFDPEYIGAAFGSFQVVEGLFGLANGGLFGTGLGQGTSEKLPVANSDMIIAVIGEELGLIGLFAILCLYAILVARGFRAALGTRDAFGKLLAVGLSFAVALQCFIIIGGVTRLIPLTGLTTPFLAAGGSSLLANWIIVALILKISDAARRPINVSGPEANGDSKPHIEQTPKEVPSP
- a CDS encoding peptidoglycan D,D-transpeptidase FtsI family protein; protein product: MNQAIRNSWIVAIALFALLFGAVSYVQFFAVDSLNANPQNDRQLVASFCSNRGPILVDGQAIAESVPSGTDCKYQRTYNDPELYAGLTGFFSKFSGQYGLEAQMRDELTGNSDSALFDRIAQAFTGEQQQGRSVELTIDSTIQKMAYDMIPDDVGGSIVAMNPKTGAIIAMVSKPSYDTNLMATHNKADFDASMAKLVDVPGINLFGSPAYTKLYAPGSVFKIIDTAAALESGKYNKDSVLPNPAELAFPGINYALPNYANGQCYTKDKATFAFALENSCNTPFASIALDLGQDAITAQAEKFGFNDNSLKFPDRVVDSRFPGSDGTLDDPSLAQSAIGQKDVLASPLQIAMMTAAIANGGEQMAPNLVKTIRTPDLKTVSSLTPEVLRQSTTPEIAAQIKEWMVSVVDNGIGSAAAVPGVQVAAKTGTAELGLNESGVMMNNAWFTGFAPANDPEVVVTIVMPKVDVATGAQLTSPNASKLFKAVLNK
- a CDS encoding protein kinase domain-containing protein, whose translation is MRPISGITLGGRFQLTSRIAIGGMGEVWRAQDQVLGRIVAIKILKDEYTGDPGFRARFRAEAKHTALLNHEGIANVFDYGEEDGSAYLVMELVPGEPLSTLIERERILSADWTLSMIAQTARALAVAHAQGLVHRDVKPGNLLITPEDKVKITDFGIARLADQVPLTQTGQVMGTAQYLAPEQATGQIATGSSDIYSLGVIGYECITGHRPFSGESQIAIALAQVNDAPPPLPDTLPTPVRALLMSMLSKDPANRPANALKLAEAAEAIREGDIKAAHAAVPGMLLFEATTGPITAPVDINATASTSVVGNVAEPTTTALPAVTEDTQGQSPTRAEILGAERAWQAENEQPALFGADDDEAVEEPAKKGRSPWTWPLIGLLILLVFAVGALLLQGAGVLGNKDSPAPTTSTSPTASVRPSTAPPTTSEAPTPTETPEPTTEAPKQFDVISNMLVGKTFDEVNGVLTGAELVVNRVDEFSASVPDGNVVSVTPTGLQTAGSTITVTVSKGTETAPVPSSAGQEGNAYDAALVAAGFMPARVEEPSSTVAKGLVIRTNPAAGTQTPKGSVVTYYVSTGPADEPAPTASATAGAP
- the pknB gene encoding Stk1 family PASTA domain-containing Ser/Thr kinase, translated to MNVPRVLNDRYEIGELLGRGGMADVYKAQDLRLGRAVAIKLLRADVARDSQLQARFRREAQAVAGLNHPSIVAVYDTGEHVMDDQLRDSAHLPYIVMEYVHGKTLRELIRSKDMSTDQAIEYTLGVLSALDYSHRAGIVHRDIKPANVMVTLDEHGVLGQVKVMDFGIARTISDAAATMTQTQTVMGTAQYLSPEQALGESVDARSDLYSAACLLFEMLAGRPPFTGDSPVSVAYQHVREQPPAPSTFNSELSPALDALLKHALEKDRGQRFQNAASFRRALRAAGTGVMPTLAAAPVPVPLVAVPETPTDAIPVTDDGGPSTRAMAKVLAGGALTTVDGEPEDLGAVQPAQKRRRRAWMVSLFVLLALILGGGGVLGYNLINSKPPAVQQISVPALSGLSVDMAMSQLRDLGMVPHSTEEFSAEPKGQVIRSFPQAGASVDPGAEVEVFISKGPSEVQIPRDIAGRTDGEVRSILTGLGLVLNLNDMVNDGQIGANLVVTSDPAPGETVPAGTAVTLKISTGRVQIPSLFDLTKDPAGVQETVTAALKKVSPFLEVTFEEAENSVVTPGMVTNQSISAGTLVEQHTSIVVTLAKAPPSPQPTATPTPSADPTEEATTPPKKSRGQD